The following coding sequences lie in one Rutidosis leptorrhynchoides isolate AG116_Rl617_1_P2 chromosome 4, CSIRO_AGI_Rlap_v1, whole genome shotgun sequence genomic window:
- the LOC139903956 gene encoding uncharacterized protein yields MEYASTQGSRSIADRVASLDPPSLIENFKNNHTFKKGGWSGDKARVNHEKMLKLKEKYPERSDEVIMLEVLGKRRGYRRGVGKTLPGSASTSSSSSTCQTRRPPPPGSENPLLKEAVYDTFAFNNMAIPPQWQSFFPTPNQTQETEGEDEGDDDEDMEESGASQSESDEENEDEAR; encoded by the exons ATGGAATACGCCAGTACGCAGGGTAGCAGGTCAATTGCCGACCGTGTG GCCTCTCTGGATCCTCCGAGTCTTATCGAAAACTTCAAGAACAACCACACTTTTAAGAAAGGTGGATGGAGTGGGGATAAAGCTAGGGTGAACCAC GAAAAAATGTTGAAATTAAAAGAAAAATATCCGGAAAGGAGTGATGAAGTCATTATGTTGGAAGTTTTAGGCAAACGTCGCGGGTACCGTCGCGGAGTGGGTAAAACGTTACCCGGATCGGCTagtacatcatcttcatcatcaacttgtCAAACAAGACGACCACCACCACCGGGTTCCGAAAACCCATTGCTAAAGGAAGCGGTATACGATACTTTTGCCTTTAACAATATGGCAATCCCGCCCCAATGGCAATCTTTTTTCCCAACCCCCAATCAAACTCAAGAAACCGAAGGTGAAGACGAaggtgatgacgatgaagacatggAAGAAAGTGGTGCGTCTCAAAGCGAAAGTGATGAAGAAAATGAAGATGAAGCAAGGTAA